The Pan paniscus chromosome 21, NHGRI_mPanPan1-v2.0_pri, whole genome shotgun sequence region AAGTTGGGGTACACAGAGCCAAGTTAAGGTTATCATCAAAGGGGCAAGGAGAGTGGTGGTGGAAAGGGAACTAAAGAAGGGGCAGGAAGACTAGAGACAGTGACAGTGAGCAGAATAGAGGGAGAGACAAGAGGCAAGTTGATCCTCATCTCTGAATTCTACTGTTCAGAGACTAGGAGAGAGTTTGAAAGATGTCTCATGCTTCTTTGAGCTCTCAGGATCAGACTGTAGATTCTTTGGTGGTGACTTCACCAAGGCCATGACTAGCAAGGGAGATGGAGTTCTGATTGCTGGTGTGTGGAGAAGGTCCAGGAAGCCCAGGCATTGTGGTCTAATGGGGTAAGGTGTACAGTGGAGAGACAGGATTTAAAATATGACCAATCACTAGGATTTGGTGATGGGCAGGAAGGTAGTTCTATGAAGAAGGAATCCAGGAGTATCATGACTGAGACCTGGGTTCAAGGGTCTTGGAGGAGGCTTCAGCTTGAGAAAAATGTTCTCTAGGAAGCTGCATTTATTTACCGTTCTATTCTCCTTGTCAGAAACACAGCTATCCCCAGAAATCAAAGTCTGCCAGCAGCAGCCTAAACTATATCTATGCAAACACTTATGTGAATCTCACCGAGACTGTCAAGCAAATAACATATGCTGTTCTACCTACTGTGGGAATGTTTGCATGAGCATCCTGTGAGTGGGAGAGTGGGCCGGGATGTGCATCCTGCTTCCCAACTCCTCTATCCAAGACTGTGCCCACATCCGAAGCACAAGGACCTCAAGTCACCAGCATAAGAACATCAACAGGAATGCCGCCCTCTCTACTGTCTGAACCCCTTGTCCCcgtcaaataaactagaaaaaatgcCCAGGGATCCTACCTCTTTTGCTGCCACTACAGGTGATCATTGAGAGCCCACTGTAGCCCCTACAGATGCCCCACTCGTCTTGCGTCCTGGTGTTCAATTTCTCTCCCTGGCTATGCTTCTctaccctccctctccctctttgccCCACGTATCCCTGCCAGCCCTCAGGATGCCCAGCCCCTTGCTGTTTTGCTCACTGAACCAGTACTCCCAGGGGGAGGAACTGCTCATGTGCAGCATCTCCTGATGCTAAGGAGAACATTTCTCACCCTGGAGTCAGAAGGACCCATTAAGCATGAGAAGGGTGGCAGTTAGAACCCGAGATAAAGAGTGGGAGTCCCCCAAGCACTGCTTTGGTCTCCTTAGCCTTGGTGCACCGCCATCCTATGCTCCCCAATCTCTCTGTAAGGTTCAGATTACTGTCTATCATTAGGATAATGAGTCCCAGGAAGTCCAGCAAGCCCAAGGCCACAAGAGAGTGAGAGGATATGATGTGACTGGAAGAGGGTGTTTCCTCTAGGATCACTTCTTCCTCACTTCTCTCCATTACCTGAGACCAGAGGCATCCTAGTGAGAGTGAGTGCCTGCACCAACCCCAAAGCTCCTCCTATCCAGCACCCACCAATATGGCTACTCCTCTGATGGGACCCATTTTGGGCCTCAGGATCTGACACTCCAGCACCTTCCATTAACTGAATAGTCCTTATCTTTCCCAAGCCCTCTTCCTTAGGGGCCggttcattctcttttctttagatCAAGAGGAACACTAAGGGATGTGGAACAGGTGGTTCATGCTGCTGTTGCTAAGGAGTAATTGGCACAGAGTGGCTATGGGTCTTCCCTGTCGTCCTACTGTGAGTTGGTGGAAATTAATCAGTGGGGTACAGACTCTCCTACTCTGCAATCACAACTCCTCTGAAATGATCCTGGGGCTAGATCCAGGGTTGGGTCACATGTAGCTAACTGGGACGTGAAGCCAAATGTGAAGAGGTTTCAGGAGGATAGGCCATGCCcagaggcaggagtgcagtgttATGCTCCAGTCTAGTGCTTCTTGCTGGGCCATTCAATGAAAGAGACATCAGAGAAGAAAACTTCCTTCATCAGACCAGAGGCTGTGAGCCACCTCTGAGGCATCACCGGGCTCTGGGTATCTCAGGCTTGTCTTCACCTTTCTCAAGAGCTTCCCTTGGACAAGGAGGTCTTAGGAAAGAGATCATGATCAACCATCAACACAGACACCATCAGATGTACTCTGTGGGCTATAAGGGCATGATCTCCAAGAGACCTTATTTGGTGTTTCCTTGGATAGCCTCCCTTACCAAGCATCCTCTCAAGCCACCCCCAAACATGCCTACTAGACACTACAGGCATATCTTGTTTTATTGAGCCTTGCTCTATTGCACTTCACAGCTATAGCGTTTcatacaaattgaaggtttgtggcaactctgCATCGAGCAAGTCATCTGGCACCATTTTTCTAACAGCATGTGCTTACTTCatgtctgtgtcacattttggtaattctcaaaatatttcaaacttgctaggcgcagtggctcacgcctgcaatctcagcactcgggaggccaaggcaggtgaatcacctgaggtcaggagtttgagaccagactgaccaacatggtgaaactccgtctttaataaaaatacaaaattatctgagtgtggtggcgcatgcctgtaatcccagttacttgggagactgaggcaagagaatcgcttgaacctgggaggtgaaggttgcagtgagccgagatcttgccatagcactgcagcctgggcaacaagagtgaaactccatcttaaaaaaaaaatttcaaacttgTTTTATTATCATATCTGTTGTGATGATCTGTCATCCATAATCTTGGTTattactgttgtaattgttttgggacaCTATGAACTGCGCccctaaaaaatgatgaatttaatggataaatgttgtgtgtgtgttctgactgctccaacaACTGGccatttccccatctctctccctctcctcaggcctctctatttcctgagacataacaatattaaaattaggccaattaataactccACAATGTTCTCTACGTGTTCAAGTGATAGGAAGGGTTctatgtctctcactttaaatgaaAAGCTGGAAATGATTACAGTTAGGAAGGCATGTCAACAGCCAAGATatgccaaaagctaggcctcttgtgccagttagccaagatatgaatgcaaaggaaaagttgttgagggaaattaaaagtgctactctagtgaacacatggatgataagaaagcaaaacaaccttattgctgatatggagaaaatttTAGTGGTCTGGGCAGAAGATCAAACTAACCAccacattcccttaagccaaaaacCTAACCAGAGAAAGGCCCTAGCTCTCTCCAATATTATGAAGGCTGAAagaggtgagaaagctgcagaagaaaagttggaagttaGCAGAAATTATTTcatgaggtttaaagaaagaagccatctccgtaatataaaagtgcaaagtgaagcagcaagtgctaacGTAGAAGTTGCAGCAAGTTACCCAGAAGATCTTGCAAAGTGATGAAGATGTCTACATTAAACAACAGATGTTCAGTGTGGAAAAATAAGCCTTCTGtaggaagaagatgccatctaagaCTTTCATAACTAGAGAGcaaaagtcaatgcctggcttcgaAGCTTGAAAGgataggctgactctcttgttaggggctaatgcagctggtgactttaagttaaagGTAATGATgatcatttaccattctgaaaattccAAGTCCCTTCAGAATtctgctaaatctactctgcctataAATAAGACACCATCTTGATGATAGCACATCTATTTACAGCATGGTTCACTGAATATTTTGAGTCTACTTTTCACACCTAGACACATTTTGAGTCTACTTTTGACACCTAGACACCTACTgctcaaataaaaaatactcatTCAAAATACTACTCCCATTGACAACGtgcctggtcacccaagagctccgatggagatgtacaaggagattaatattgttttcatgcctgctaacacaatatACATTCTACAGCCCATGGCTCAAGAAGTGATCTTGACTTTCAAATCTTATTGTTTAAGAAATACATCTTATAAGGCTATAGGTGAcatagatagtgattcttctgatggatctgggcaaaataaattgaaaaccttctggaaatgattcaccattctagacgccattaagaacattcatgatcgACAGGAGGAGGTGAAAATATCATCactaacaggagtttggaagaaattgattccaaccctcatggctGACTTTGAGAGTTTCAAGACTTCATAGAGGAGCCCACTGCAGATGtgatagaaatagcaagagaactagagttAGAAGTTGAGCCTGAAAATGTGATTGAATTGCTggaatctcatgataaaacttgaatggatgaagggttacttcttttttttttaagagataggatctcattcagttgcccaggctggagtacagtggcatgatcagagctcactgcagtcttgaactccttggcttgagctatgctcccacctcagcttccctggtagctagaactacaggcatgcactactgcccttggctttttttttggaaagacaaGGTCTAGCTAAgttccccaggctgatctcaagttcctggcctcaagtgatcccctcctacctcggcctcccgaagtgctgagattattataggcatgagccatggcacccagtcaaggagttgcttcttatggatgagcaatgAAAGTGGCTTCTTGAATTAGAAACTTCTCCTGGTAAGGATGCTGAAAACATttttgctacttgggaggctggggcaggaggatcacttgaacccaggagtttgaggctgcagtgagctatgatccttgccactgcactctagcctgggtgttaagacaagaccctgtctcttaaaaaaaaaaaatagcaactcctcatccatgaAAGTTGTATCATTagactgttgaaatgacaacaaaggatttaaaatgttacataaacTTATGATAAAGCAGTAGCGGGATTTGagaagattgactccaattttgaaagaaattcttcCGTGGAAAGAAATTCAAACaacatcacatgctacagagaaatctttcatgaaagaaatAGTCAACTGATGCagcaaactttattgttgtcttattttaagaaatttccataGCCACTTTAGTAACCACCACCCtggtcagtcagcagccatcaacattgaggcaagactcTCTACCAGCAAAacaattatgactcactgaaggtcAGATGATCACTAGCATTTTTAGCAgtaaaatacttttaattatatACACTGTTTTTAACATATAatactattgcacacttaatagattatggtgtagtgtaaacataacttttatatgcagcAGGAAACCAAAAATATGTGTGATTCTCTTTATTGTGGCAGTTGGATCCAAACTTGATCTCCAATGTATATCTGCATTAAGAGAggcaaagttagccaggcacagtggctcatgcctgtaattccagcattttgggaggccgaggtaggtggatcacctgaggtcaggagtttgagaccagcctggccaatgtggtgaaacctcatctctactaaaaatacaaaaattagccaggcgtggtggcgcacacctgtagtcccagctactcaggaggctgaggcaggagaatcgcttgaacctgggaggcagaggttgcagtgagccgagattgcaccactgcactccagcctgggtgacagagggagactccatctcaaaataaacaaacagaaaaacaatgagAAGCAAAGTTACCTGCCAGTGGCCACATGGAGAGTAAACTTCCATGTCCAAATCCAGAACACTTTGCCATGTAAACACACTAtgggttccaaactgctctatttcCTGTCACTGGTGCAAGTGCCATGAACTATGAATTTTACTAGAAGCAGTTGCTCCAATCACTGGTGTCCTGACCTATGTTCCAGAGAGCTCTCTGGACAGCCTACCCTGCCCCAGGGAACTCAGAGGCTACACCTAGAATATTGCAGCTGGAAAGGGTGCCTATTTGGTTATGACTGTGTGCTCTGTCTTATATGGAAGCATCTGTATACCTCCATATTATTTACAGTAGGGTGGTGAGGAATCCTGGAAGACTTTGAACTTCATGGAGATGTAGGAGGAATCAAATGCCTATTCTGCCAAAATCTGGATCTCCAAAATGTTAAGTCCTAGTCATCAGAGAATCACAGATGAGGGTCTGGCCTGTTGGTGACCACATGCATAGTCTTATGATTCCCACTGCTTTTGCATTATTTGTTCTCTTCCTATGCTCCAGACATGCTCCTTCAAGATGGCGAATGCAGATGGGAGGACCCTAAAAGAATACTCCCCACCTCCGATGTCACGGTATTGGCCAGCTCCTGCATCATTTCCATACTTTGGCCACAGCTGATGCTCATAGTGAGTCCGTAACTGATGCTGTCATCAGCAATATGTGCCCCACCCAACCTCTAGTTCATCCTAACAAACCTAGGATGCCTAAATCATGCAGTACAGAAGGTTATCTGAAATGCAAGGGTTGGGTTTAGGTGCTAAGTGCAATATCTATCACCAAGAAAAGTCCATTAGCCAAAAATATAGTTGAAATAACTATGACATGAAGCATTCAAAGATAGTCTTCTATCCAGAGGAAGTCTCTTATAACTCTCCCATTAAATATACATTCTTTAGGATTATACCCATCAGTTAATGTGTCCAGTGTCTTAACTTGGGAAGAGTTCACTTCCTGAAAATTTTTAGTGACAGAGGGTAAAATGTAGCAGTAAGTATCTGAGTGAAAGGGCACTAAACTTCAGATTTCTGAGGCTATTCTGGATCATTGTGGCTAGTACATGGTGACACCTTGCCATGTTGATTCAAGTATTCTATTATTTAAAGTCTTCTTGgattatagtttttaaattaatttatgttttaattgacaaaaaattatatatatttatcatgtacaatatgatgttttgaaacctggatacattgtggaatgatattgtggaatgactaaatctaactaatatatgcattacctcacttattttttatggtgagaacactcAAAATCCACTCTCTTAGTAATCTTCAGGAATACAATACATTAACTGTAGTCCCCATGTTGTACAGCAAATCTCTTAGCTCActtctcctatctaactgaaatatTGTATCTCCAACATCTCCCCAGCGTCCAGCCCTCAGACCCCGGTAGACACCATTCTACCTTGTTCCTGTGAATTGAATTTCTTTAGATTTCATATTAAAGTGAGATtatgtgatatttatctttctgtgcctgcttattttacttaacataatgctcTCTAGGTTcgtcatgttgttgcaaatgacaggatttccttctttttaaaagctgagtaatattttattatttatatatgttgatgcttccacatcttggctgttatgaataacactgcaatgaacatggagtgcagatatctctttggcaTACTGATTTTATGttctttagatatatacccagtagtctaattgctggataatatggtaattctatttttgttttttttaggaaCTTCCATACTATTCTCCATATGGGTATACTAATTTGCATTCACACCAACAGTGGGcaagaattcccttttcttcacatccttgccagcccCTAGGATAGTCTGTCTAATTGATAATAACCATTCCAACAGGTAGGTGTGAGGTGATAactcatcatggttttaatttgcatttctctgatgattagtgatgttgagcatttttttttcatctaccTATTGGCTatgcatatgtcttcttttggtcctttgccaattttttaatcaggttgtttgcTTGCTggtgagttgtttgagttccttacatattttggatattagcccttatcagatgcatggtttctaagtattttctcccattccataggttgtctcttaACTCTGTTAGTTGTTTTCTCTGTGGTTTGATAttatcccacttgtctatttttggttctcattgcctagaccaatgtaATGGAGCTttccttctatgttttcttctagtacttttacagttttaggttttacatttaattatttaatccatttagaattgatttttgtatatgatgtgaaattagggtccaatttcattcttctgcatgcgAGCATCCAGTTTTGCCAAGAACTTTTATTGAAGAGGCTGTTCTTTGCCAGTTGAGTTTTATTGGTATCTTTGtcaaaatcagttgaccataaatgATTCTGTTTGTTTCTAGGTTCTCTGTCATATTCCTTTGATCTATGTTTCTGCTTTAAATGCCAGCATtatactgttttgatttttataactttgtaatattctttaaaaCCAGGTAGTGTGATATGTTCAGCTTTCTTGTTTTTGCCCAAGATAGTTCTAGCAATTTGGGAtctttgtgattccatataaattttaaggttttttttctatttctgtgaaaaatgtcattggaattttgatatgaTTGCATTgcatctgtagatcactttgggtagtatggacattttaacaatattattaattcttccaatctgtgaaaacaatatctccacttatttgtgtcttcaatttctttcatcaatgtttcagTTTCCAGTGTACAagtttttaacctccttgtttaaatttatttctaagtatctttttttgggtagctattgtaaatgggattgtttcctAGACTtcctttttgatagttcattttttcctttttgatagttcatttttactgtatagaaatgctactgattttttgtatgttgattttatgccCTGCAACTTTATCAAATTTGTCCATTATTTCTAAACAGTTGTTTTAGGGTTTTCTGCATATCAgagcatgtcatctgcaaacaaggacaaattaacctctttcttttcagtctgaatgctttttatttttttttattttttttatttttattttttgagatggagtctcgctctgtcacccaggctggagtgcaatggcacgatctcggctcactgcaagcttcgcctcctggattcacaccattctcctgcctcagcctcccgagtagctgggactacaggcacccgccaccgcacccggctaatttttttttgtatttttagtagagacggggtttcaccgtggtctcgatctcctgaccttgtgatccgcccgcctcagcctcccaaagtactaggattacaggcgtgagccaccgcgcccagctcttgTATTCTCTGCCTAATTGCTCCAGCTAgcactttcagtactatgttgaatagaagtgacaagaaagagtgggcatccttgccttattcctgacattagaggaaaagttttcaaCTTTACACCATTAAGCCTGATATAAGCTGTAggcttttcatatatggccttcATTGAATTGAGGTACGTTCCTCCTTTACCTAATTTGTTGAAAGTTCTTATCATGACAgcgtgttgaattttgtcaaatgttttttctgcatctgaggagatgatcatatggtttttgtcctttgttatattaatgtggtgtatcacatttctAGATTTGTATATGTTGTATTATCGTTGGATCCtagagataaatcccacttgattttGGTACATAATATATTTCATGTGTTATTGAATTAGTTGGCTAGTACTTCGTTAAAGATTCTTATATATGTtctattaggctgttcttgcgtTGCAAAAAGGAATActcaagattgggtaatttataaagaaaagaggcttacttggctcacggttctgcaggctgtgcaagcaTAGTGCCAGAATGTGTTTggattctggggaggcctcagggagcttttactcatggcagaaggcaaagcaggagcaggcacctcacatggccagagtgcgagcaagagagagagggggcagggaggtgccacacacttttaaacaaccagatctcatgagaactcatcatcatgaggacagcaccaagccatgaggggtctgcccccatgacccaaacacttcccagcaggccccacctccaacactggggataacaattcaacatgagaattGGTTggaacaaatattcaaaccatatatATTCACTATGGgtattggcctataattttctttctttttttttttttctcacgcttaattcactttatttttcttgtataaaaaCCCTATGttgtagccacagctggagcctgAGTCCACTGCACGGAGACTCTGGTGTGGGTCTTGACGAGGTGGTCAGTGAATTCCTCATAGGGGGACCTGGTAAATACAGTCTCCTTCCAGAGGTCGGGGGTCAGGTAGCTGTAGGTCTTAGAAATGGCATCAAAGGTGGCCTTGGCGAAGTTGCCCAGGGTGGCAGTGCAGCCCCGGGCTGAGGTGTAGCAGTCATTGATACCAGCCATCATGAGCAGCTTCTTAGGCACAGGTGCGGAGACGATGCCAGTGCCCCTGGGTGCAGGGATGAGGCGCACCAGCACAGAGCCGCAGCGGCCTGTCACCTTGCAAGGGACGATGTGGGGCTTGCCGATCTTGTTGCCCCAGTAGCCTCTGCACACGGGGACAATGGAGAGCTTGGCCAGGATGATGGCCCCACGGATGGCGGTGGCCACCTCCTTGGAGCACTTAACACCCAGACCGACGTGGCCATTGTAGTCCCCGATAGCAACAAACACCTTGAACCTGGTGCGCTGGCCGGCACGGGTCTGCTTCTGCACTGGCATAATCTTCAAAACCTCATCCTTGAGAGAGGCCCCCAGGAAAAAGTCAATGATCTCTGATTCCTTAATGGGCAGGGAGAAGAGATATATCTCCTCCAGGGACTTGATCTTCATGTCCTTGACCGAGCGGCCCAACTTGGTGACAGGCATCCACTCCTTATCCTCGGCCTTGCCTTCGCGAGCTCCGCGGCCTTGGCCCCGGCCCCGTCCACGGCCGCGACCCCGGCCCCGGATGCCACTGCCGAAACCTCCGCGGAAGCCACCGCGGTTCCCCATCCCAGGGCCACCAGGGCCTCCGGGTCCCCCCGCCGCACCGGCGTCATCCGCCATTTGGTGTTTTCTCGGAAAAGAAgtaattttctttatctgtagTGTCTTTGTCTGGATTTAGTATAGAGGTAATGCTcaccttgtaaaatgagtttggatgtatttcctcttcttccattttttggAAGATTTTGGAAGGATCAATATTAATTCTttataaatgtttggtagaattcagcagtaaagtcATCAAATCCTGGGCTCTTTTTTTTGATAGGAggcttttattattgattcaatctccttactttttattggtccTTTCAGATTTCcagtttcttcatgattcagttttGATAGgtttatgtgtctaggaattt contains the following coding sequences:
- the WFDC10A gene encoding WAP four-disulfide core domain protein 10A isoform X1 — its product is MAPQTLLPVLVLCVLLLQAQGGYRDKKRMQKTQLSPEIKVCQQQPKLYLCKHLCESHRDCQANNICCSTYCGNVCMSIL
- the WFDC10A gene encoding WAP four-disulfide core domain protein 10A isoform X2; translated protein: MAPQTLLPVLVLCVLLLQAQGGYRDKKRMQKIKVCQQQPKLYLCKHLCESHRDCQANNICCSTYCGNVCMSIL
- the LOC100994687 gene encoding small ribosomal subunit protein uS5-like; translation: MADDAGAAGGPGGPGGPGMGNRGGFRGGFGSGIRGRGRGRGRGRGQGRGAREGKAEDKEWMPVTKLGRSVKDMKIKSLEEIYLFSLPIKESEIIDFFLGASLKDEVLKIMPVQKQTRAGQRTRFKVFVAIGDYNGHVGLGVKCSKEVATAIRGAIILAKLSIVPVCRGYWGNKIGKPHIVPCKVTGRCGSVLVRLIPAPRGTGIVSAPVPKKLLMMAGINDCYTSARGCTATLGNFAKATFDAISKTYSYLTPDLWKETVFTRSPYEEFTDHLVKTHTRVSVQWTQAPAVATT